The following coding sequences lie in one Rutidosis leptorrhynchoides isolate AG116_Rl617_1_P2 chromosome 6, CSIRO_AGI_Rlap_v1, whole genome shotgun sequence genomic window:
- the LOC139853911 gene encoding transcription factor HY5-like, with product MQEQAATSSMAVSLPSSSERSSSSALQLNVKEGMESDDEIRRVPEMGGDAVGASGSGRGPGSVAYPDRVQGSTEGSRRKGKNPADKENKRLKRLLRNRVSAQQARERKKAYLSELEVRVKDLEKKNSELEERLSTLQNENQMLRHILKNTTAGMQERK from the exons aTGCAGGAACAAGCAGCAACGAGTTCAATGGCTGTGAGTCTACCTTCAAGTAGTGAGAGATCTTCGAGTTCTGCACTTCAACTTAACGTCAAAGAAG GGATGGAGAGTGATGATGAGATCAGAAGGGTACCAGAGATGGGTGGAGACGCAGTTGGAGCATCCGGATCTGGAAGAGGACCCGGGTCGGTGGCATATCCAGACCGGGTTCAAGGCTCAACTGAAGGTTCAAGGAGAAAAGGTAAAAACCCGGCTGACAAAGAAAACAAACGCTTGAAGAG GTTGTTGAGGAATCGAGTTTCAGCTCAACAAGCAAGAGAACGAAAGAAAGCGTACTTAAGTGAATTAGAGGTTCGAGTGAAAGACTTGGAGAAGAAGAATTCAGAGCTTGAAGAGCGTTTGTCCACATTGCAAAACGAGAACCAGATGCTTAGACAT ATATTGAAGAACACAACTGCAGGCATGCAAGAGAGGAAATAG